The genomic interval GCGAGCTGCTCGCGGCCTGGGTCTACGAGCGGCTGAGCTTCCCCAACTTCCCCGCCGCGCGCGTGGTGAAGCTGCGCGTGTCGGAGACGTGCACCTCGCAGTGCACCGTCTACCCGGCCGAGGGCTGAGCCCTCAGGTCTCCACCTGGCCCAGGTTGGCGTGCAGCACGGCGCCATTCACCGTGGCGGTGGTGGCGCAGAAGTAGAGGACGTGGGCGATCTCCTCCGGAGTGATGAGTCGCCCGAAGGTGGACTTGGAGGCGATGGTGGCCCGGAGCTCGGGCTTGTCGCCCAGGTGCTCGCGCAGCAGCTCCGTGTCGGTGAAGCCGGGGCACACGCAAGCGGTGTGGATGCGTGTGCCCACCAGGTCCTGGCAGGTGGCGCGCATCAGCCCGACGAGCGCGTGCTTGGACGTCACGTACGTGGCGTTGCCCCGCACGGCCTTCTCCGACAGCGTGGAGCCCACGTAGAGGATGGAGGAGCCCTCGCTCAGGTATGGCCGCGTCAGGCGGTTGAGCACCGCGGGCGCGACCAGGTTGACCTCCAGCACCCGGCGCACGTGCTCCGCGGTGAGCATCAGCGCGTCGTCATGCTCATAGAGCGCGGCGTTGTGCACCAGGCTGACGCGCCGGGGGGAGGGGCCCACGGTGTCTCGCAGCGTGGCCTCCACGCGGGGCTCCCAGTCTCGCGAGCCCAGGTCCACGCTCAGGTCCACGACACCAGGCACGCCGCTCGGGCCGCGTGACAGGTTCAGCACGCCCCAGCCTTCTTGCCGGAAGCGCGCCGCCGCCGCCTGGCCGATGCCCCGGCTGGCGCCCGTGATGATGGCCCAGTCCTTCACGCCGCCTCCCACTCCCACGAGGACCACTGCCCGGGCCCGGAGGCGCACTTCACCACCAGCTTGAGGACACCATCGCGGCGCATCGCCGAGCCATCCCCCACCAGCTCCTCGCCGAAGACGCGCGCCAATTCCTCCAGCGTCACGTTTGCCACCGGGAGCACCGTCACGTCCCGGGCGAGGAAGTGGAGCTCCTCGCCGTTGAAGCGCGCGAGCACGTTCCCCTTCGCGTCCCGCTCCAGCTTCAGGTGCGGGGAGCGGTCCGGCAGGAAGAAGGTCTCGTTCCAGGCGTGGCAGCGCTCGATGATGGTCCGCTTCAGCGGGCCGTAGTCGGAGAGCATGCCGTTGTCGGTCACCTCTCCCGTCAGGGCGACGAAGACGGTGAAGTTGTGGCCGTGCAGGTTCTCTCGATGAGTCGCCGAGAAGATGGTGAAGTGCCCGGCCGAGAACTTCATCTCTTCCTTGTGGAGCTCGAGGGTCGTCGTGCGTGGCATGGGCCCCCCAGGGGTTAGCATCAAGCCCCATCCACCTCAACGGGCCCGGGTGCTGGAAGTGTCACGCCCTTGCACGTCCTGGCGCCGCGGTGGGGGAATGCGCGATTCTGGAGGGTGAATGCTCTGGTCCCTGCTCACGCTGGGTGTGCTCCTGTCGGCGAAGCCGCCGCCGGGCGAGACAGTCTTCGTCCCGTGTCCTCAATCCACCCCCGAGTGGGCCGCGGCCCAGGAGCGCCTCCTGGCCCTGGATGCCCGGATGGGCGAGTTGCCGGACGAGGACGATGCCCGGCCCGTGGTGGAGGCCCTGCGGGAGCTGTTGAAGTCCCGCTGCTTCGAGATGAGCCGGGAGGAGGATTCGCCCTTGATGGAGGACGAGCCCCCTCCGGCGCTGTCCCTGAAGGCGTGGTGGCGGGACGGAGGCCGGACGTGGGTGGCGTCCTATCTGGAGCTGGGCAAGCCGGGCGTGCGCATGGTGGTGCTGCCGCCCTCGGTGCGCCCGGTGCTGGTGCGCGAGACGGCGAAGCCGGACCACCGGCTGGCGTCGCTCCTGTGCTCGGCCGCGGACCGCGACTGCGCGAAGCAGATGGAGACGTGGACCGCCCAGGTCGATGTGGCCTTCGCCCGTGAGCGCGAGCGCCAGGGGACGTCCTCGCGGCTCGCGGAGAAGCTCTCCCAGATGTGCGAGGAGTCGGCCCGCAAGAGGCCCACGCGCTGGCGCTACACCGCCTGGCGGCAGTGCCAGCGCAACTCCGACAGATATGCCCCCCAGCCCCTCGTGGTCCGCATGCGGGCGCCGGAGGACGGCTGGCTGGT from Myxococcus stipitatus carries:
- a CDS encoding SDR family oxidoreductase translates to MKDWAIITGASRGIGQAAAARFRQEGWGVLNLSRGPSGVPGVVDLSVDLGSRDWEPRVEATLRDTVGPSPRRVSLVHNAALYEHDDALMLTAEHVRRVLEVNLVAPAVLNRLTRPYLSEGSSILYVGSTLSEKAVRGNATYVTSKHALVGLMRATCQDLVGTRIHTACVCPGFTDTELLREHLGDKPELRATIASKSTFGRLITPEEIAHVLYFCATTATVNGAVLHANLGQVET
- a CDS encoding 6-pyruvoyl trahydropterin synthase family protein; amino-acid sequence: MPRTTTLELHKEEMKFSAGHFTIFSATHRENLHGHNFTVFVALTGEVTDNGMLSDYGPLKRTIIERCHAWNETFFLPDRSPHLKLERDAKGNVLARFNGEELHFLARDVTVLPVANVTLEELARVFGEELVGDGSAMRRDGVLKLVVKCASGPGQWSSWEWEAA